A stretch of DNA from Flavobacteriaceae bacterium MAR_2009_75:
AAATCAATATTTCTTGAAGTTTTGGGCGATAGCTATTTAGAGCTGGCCTTTGAGACTGCGGCAAAAGCAGACCCAGACGTACAACTCATCTATAACGATTATAATCTTACAAATCCCGAAAAAAGGGCAGGGGTCATACGTTTGGTAAAGAAATTACAAGAAAAGAATATAAAGATTGATGCAGTGGGCATGCAAGGCCATTGGAATTTGGAAGGGCCGACTCTTGAAGAAATTGAAAATAGTATTATCGCCTATCATGACGCAGGGGTAAAGGTTTCGATTAGTGAACTGGATGTTACGGTACTGCCCAACCCATGGGATCTAGAAGGTGCCGAAGTGAGTCAAAATTTTGAGAATAGTCCATCAATGAACCCCTATCCTGAAAGTCTTCCTGATTCTGTACAAAATAAATTGGCTAAACGATACCAAGATATTTTCAAGCTATTTCGTAAGCATCGTGATAAAATTGATAGGGTTACATTCTGGGGTATAAACGACGGTTCGTCATGGCTCAATAATTGGCCTATTGACGATAGAACAAATTATCCGCTACTTTTTGATAGAAACTATCGACCCAAAAAAGCTTATGAAAGTGTTATGGAGCTTAACAAATAACGCTTCGCTCCATTTTAGATAATCAACCCAGCAATGACTTCAAACTCACAAAAACTGTCCGTAAAGGAAAAAATCGGCTATAGCCTTGGTGACCTAGCAGCCAATTTGGTATTTCAGACGCTAATTACCTACCTCGCATTTTTCTATACTGATATCTATGGTCTTTCACCGAAAGATTCTTCGGTGATCATGTTGGTAGTAGGTCTGATTGCCGCCTTTATCTTTAATCCTGTGATCGGTGCCCTTGCAGATAGAACCCATACCAAATGGGGAAAATTTCGCCCTTGGATATTGTTTACGGCCATACCCTTGGGGGTAGTGGCCTTGTTTGCGTTTACCACACCCGATTTCTCGTATAAAGGCAAGGTCATCTATGCCATTGTAACATATACGCTTTTACTACTGTTGTACGCTGCCAATAACTTGCCCTATTCGGCGCTTAGTGGGGTAATAACTGGTGATATGGGAGAACGTAACAGTCTTTCTTCATATCGTTTTGTAGCCGTAATGTTCGCTCAGTTCTTTGTTCAGGTATTTATGTTGGGCATTATCAAAAGTGCGGGTGATGGTGATATGGCCGTGGGTATTGAAAAGGTAATGACCGTTTTGGCTGTTGTCGGTACTGTGATGTTGCTGATTACATTTTTGAGCACGCGAGAACGAATTGTTCCAAAGCCAGAACAACGGTCAAGTTTGAAAGAAGATTTGGGCGATTTAGCTAAAAATAGGCCTTGGATCATTATGCTCACCTTGACCACTTTGGTCTTTATTACATTGGCCATGAAAGGGGGTGCCTACGTGTACTATTTTGAAAACTATGTAAATCGACCGCAGCTGGCATCGGTTATTCAACCCATTCTTGATTTTCTCTCGAGTATAGGCTTGAACGAGTTTGGGCAAGATCCTATTTCCGCTGGTTTCGGACTGTTCAATGCCGGGGGCATTATTTTTATGATAGTGGGTATTACTTTGTCAAAGAAACTGGCCGATAAATACGGTAAGCGTGATGTTTTCGGTACTTTTCTTTTCATTTCGGCCTTGTTCATTGTATTCTTTTATTTTTTCCCACCAGAGTCGGTTAGTCTAATGTTTATTTCCCAAATTTTGCATGGTTTTTTCTACGGAATAACCATCCCTATCCTATGGGCAATGATTGCCGATGTGGCCGATTATTCCGATTGGAAAAACAACCGTCGGGCAACTGCCATTATTTTTTCTGCGATGATGGTAGGGCTAAAAGCAGGTCTAAGTATCGGAGGTGCCATTACCACATGGGTTCTAGGTGTTTTTGAGTATTTGCCGAACACAGAAGTACAGCCCGAAAGTGCTATTGAGGGCATAAAATTGTTGGTCAGTATTTTTCCTGCGATACCATTTGTAATTGGCGCTGGATTGTTGTTTTTCTATGAAATCAACAAAAAAATGGAGGTTCAGATTGAGACTGATTTGATTAAGAGAAGAGTACCTCCGAAGAATTAAAATTTAGTGAACACGATAAAGAGGAGACTATGCCAGAAGATTCTATCGAACATATCGATTTTGATGAGTTGAATAAAAAGGCCATTTCACAACCTTTGGTCAAACATATATATACGGCCGATCCATCGGCACATGTTTTTAACGGAAAAATATATATCTACCCTTCGCACGATCTTGATGCAGGTGAAGCTTTCGATGATTTGGGTAGCCATTTCGCTATGGAAGATTACCACGTTATTTCTATGGATGGCTTAAATAGTGAGGCCGTTGATCATGGGGTTGCATTGCATGTTAAAGATGTAGCATGGGCCGAGAAACAAATGTGGGCTCCAGACGCGGCTCGTAAAGACGGGAAATATTACCTGTATTTTCCGGCAAAGGCATATGACGGAATTTTTAGAATAGGTGTCGCAGTAGGCGATTGTCCCGAAGGTCCGTTTGTGCCCCGACCAGAAGCAATAAAAGGCAGTTTTAGCATTGATCCTGCAGTTTTTGAAGATGAGGACGGAGCTTATTATATGTATTTTGGAGGACTCTGGGGCGGGCAGCTCCAGCGTTGGAGAACCGGAGCCTTCAATGCCGAACAATCGGAAAGTCCCACCGCTTTTATTCCAAATGATGATGAACCGGCCTTGTTACCGTTTGTTGCGAAAATGACGGATGATATGCTAGAGTTTGAAGAAGCACCCAAAGAACTTCAGATTCTTGATGAAGATGGAAAGCTATTGCTTTCTGGGGATAATGACCGTAGGTTTTTTGAAGCCGCTTGGATGCACAAGTACCAAGGCAAATATTACTTCTCATATTCTACAGGTGATACCCATTATATCTGTTACGCAATAGGCGATAACCCGTACGGACCTTTTACGTATACCGGTAGAATTTTGAATCCCGTGGTTGG
This window harbors:
- a CDS encoding endo-1,4-beta-xylanase, yielding MKSPIQFFGCICLVAFVAACGNKASENVEAEHIDPSLKNSFSYDFFVGAAINNGIIEEKDSLATALLKKEFNSITPENIMKWMHIHPSSDKFNFEIADKYVDLGQRNNFHIVGHTLVWHSQLADWINQVNDSSAMTVILKNHINTIVNRYKGKIDSWDVVNEALNEDGTLRKSIFLEVLGDSYLELAFETAAKADPDVQLIYNDYNLTNPEKRAGVIRLVKKLQEKNIKIDAVGMQGHWNLEGPTLEEIENSIIAYHDAGVKVSISELDVTVLPNPWDLEGAEVSQNFENSPSMNPYPESLPDSVQNKLAKRYQDIFKLFRKHRDKIDRVTFWGINDGSSWLNNWPIDDRTNYPLLFDRNYRPKKAYESVMELNK
- a CDS encoding sugar (glycoside-pentoside-hexuronide) transporter; translation: MTSNSQKLSVKEKIGYSLGDLAANLVFQTLITYLAFFYTDIYGLSPKDSSVIMLVVGLIAAFIFNPVIGALADRTHTKWGKFRPWILFTAIPLGVVALFAFTTPDFSYKGKVIYAIVTYTLLLLLYAANNLPYSALSGVITGDMGERNSLSSYRFVAVMFAQFFVQVFMLGIIKSAGDGDMAVGIEKVMTVLAVVGTVMLLITFLSTRERIVPKPEQRSSLKEDLGDLAKNRPWIIMLTLTTLVFITLAMKGGAYVYYFENYVNRPQLASVIQPILDFLSSIGLNEFGQDPISAGFGLFNAGGIIFMIVGITLSKKLADKYGKRDVFGTFLFISALFIVFFYFFPPESVSLMFISQILHGFFYGITIPILWAMIADVADYSDWKNNRRATAIIFSAMMVGLKAGLSIGGAITTWVLGVFEYLPNTEVQPESAIEGIKLLVSIFPAIPFVIGAGLLFFYEINKKMEVQIETDLIKRRVPPKN
- a CDS encoding glycosyl hydrolase family 43, which produces MPEDSIEHIDFDELNKKAISQPLVKHIYTADPSAHVFNGKIYIYPSHDLDAGEAFDDLGSHFAMEDYHVISMDGLNSEAVDHGVALHVKDVAWAEKQMWAPDAARKDGKYYLYFPAKAYDGIFRIGVAVGDCPEGPFVPRPEAIKGSFSIDPAVFEDEDGAYYMYFGGLWGGQLQRWRTGAFNAEQSESPTAFIPNDDEPALLPFVAKMTDDMLEFEEAPKELQILDEDGKLLLSGDNDRRFFEAAWMHKYQGKYYFSYSTGDTHYICYAIGDNPYGPFTYTGRILNPVVGWTSHHSICEVEGKWYLFYHDSSLSKGVTHLRSVKMAEIVYRPDGTIETLNPYGD